The DNA sequence CCACTTGGCAGCTGCGATTACGCTTAGAGTGTCTATCTCGGGTAAGCTCAATAAAGCCAGTAGACCATCAGCCGTAGCTGTAGCGTAGGAAATCCTTTCGTGGGTTTGGTCATCTGCTTTGTTGGAGCCGAGGGTATAGGTGGAACTACAAAATCCACCGTCTTCGTTTTGTAGGCGTTCCAAAAATACTTTGGCTGCTGACCAACAGGCGTGAGTAGGGTTGAATTTTATTTTTTGCATGGCTTCTAATACGCGACGCGTATGCGAAAGGTCGACATGGCCTACTTCCCCCAAAGGCAGGTTTTGTTCGCCAAAGCCCCATGCACCATAGGCTGGATGTGCGAAGGCAATCCCACGTTCTTCCACGAATTGTTGTTGAATCAGGTATTTCTCAAGATGAGGTTGCAGCAGTGTATCGAGTTTTATAGGGCACTGCGGCCATATTTTCAATAAATAGGACGTAGCATATACCGGATATTCTACCACATACGGCCCTTTCAAGCCGATAGCACCCTCTGTATTGAGCTGTTCGAGCAAAAAAGTATAGGCCGCGACCGAATGGTTAGCTTGAACATCAATGGTATTAGATGCCTGTAGCACATCTACGATGTAGGGCGTATAAGCTACCCCTCCACGTAAAATGCCATGCGTTTTGCTGTGCCAGCCACCGTCTTCGGCTTGTTGCTCCAATAGCCAATGAATGGTTTTTTCCTGGATTTGGAGTGCTTTGACTTGTACTTCTTCCTTTGTTGGCAGATTTGAATCATTACAACCAGGAAGAATAAGTAAAATGAGGAGCAGTTGTAAAATCAAGATAATCAGGCGAAAACGATGCATATAAGCGTTAAATTGGTGTGTGAAATAATAATTTTATCTTTTCTCCATTGAAAAGATGTGAGATTATTTGGAGTTTTGTAAAAGAATATGCTAACTTTGTACCAGTTGTTAACACAACAAGATTTTAGTTTTCACATCAGAGAGAGCGCGTTTTTAAAGGAGCCCTGCCTATCTTATTTCAGGGCTCACTTTTTTTTTATACCCTCCTCCTCTTTTTTCTCTAATCATCCTTTGTTGGCTCATCTTATCTAAGGAAAATATATTCTACCTTAGCGCACGATTCTTAGCAATTTGACGGAAATAACTTATTCCATTTTTTTCAACGATTCGCGAATATTTTCACGCAAGCTCCTTTTAGTTGCTTGCTTAGAAAATTTTAGCGAATCAAAAATGGAATCAGCTATTTTTGTTCCGTCACTTATGTATTGTGTGAAAAAACAAATAGAGCAAAAAATGACGCCAACCACCACACTTTCTTCTTCGGAATTAATGCAGCTCGAAGATCGTTTCGGAGCTCATAATTACCATCCTCTTCCCGTAGTATTGTCAAAAGGCCGTGGCGTGTATGTATGGGACGCTGAAGGCAAGCGTTACTACGATTTTCTTTCTGCTTATTCGGCTGTTAATCAAGGGCATTGTCATCCACGGATTGTTAATGCGCTTGTTGAACAAGCGCGTGAGTTAACCCTTACTTCGCGTGCTTTTTATAATGACCAATTAGGGCCTTACGAGAAATACCTCACTGAATATTTCGGTTTCGATAAGGTATTGCCGATGAATACGGGAGCAGAAGGCGTGGAAACGGCAATAAAAATTGCTCGTAAGTGGGGTTACGAGAAAAAAGGCATCCCCAATGGTGAGGCCAGGATTATTGTCTGTGGACAAAATTTTCACGGTCGCACCACTACCATTATCTCTTTCTCGAGTGATCCGGACGCGAAAGGTAATTTTGGTCCTTACACGCCAGGTTTTCAATCGATCCCTTACAATGATTTACCTGCGTTAAAAGCAGCCCTGAGCCATGAACCTGAGAAAATAGCGGCTTTTTTGGTAGAACCAATTCAGGGAGAAGCCGGTGTATTTGTGCCAGATGAAGGTTTTCTTGCTGCTGCAGCAGACCTTTGCCGCGAACACAATGTACTGTTTATTGCTGACGAAATCCAAACGGGCATCGGCCGTACAGGGGCTTTATTGCGGGTTTGTGGAGACTGCAACTGCCAAGGCCACTGTGAGCAACAGGCGACGTATACCCGGCCGGATATTTTAATCTTGGGTAAAGCCATTTCTGGAGGCGTCTATCCCGTTTCGGCGGTTTTGGCGGATGATCGGATCATGGAAGTAATTAAACCAGGGCAGCACGGTAGTACTTTCGGTGGCAACCCGTTGGGATGTGCCGTGGCCATGGAAGCCCTGGAGGTCATTCGTGATGAAAAATTGACGCAAAATGCTCGTGCCTTAGGAGTGCGTTTCCGCGAACGAATGCAAAACCTGGTTGATCAATACCCGGAAATGCTAAAACTGGTAAGAGGCAAAGGATTACTCAATGCCGTGGTGATCAATGACAGTCCGGAGAGTAAGACAGCGTGGAATATCTGTGTCAGTCTTGCAGAGCATGGCCTTTTAGCCAAACCTACTCATGGAAATATCATTCGCTTTGCACCACCTTTGGTCATGACCGAGGAGCAGTTGGAGGAATGCTGTGATATCATTGGCACAGTGATCGCAAAATTTGCGGAAAAATAAGTGATATAATATTGCGGAAAAAGCCAGAGATGGTAATGATAACTCTAAGGGGGCGGAATGCAACATTCAGCCCCCTTCGTCACGTTTATAGACTTGTTGGCACTTTGTTGGCCCACTAACATGCGAAACATTTGACAACTTCCTAAGATTAATTGTAATTTGTACCTTGTACCCTTTAGAAAATCAACTACTATCAACCAACTTACACCACCAATGCTGAAACGATTGTTGCCCTTTTTGGTGGCCGTGTTTTTCGCAGGCTGGATAGCCGCACAAGAGACCACCGTCTACACGGAAGCTTACCGAGCCTATAAGCGTGGCGAGCTTTTCTTTGATGATGGACTTTATGCCAAGGCCCAGAACGAATTTCGCGAAGCCATAGATGAATCTCGTCAAATCAACGAAGCTGATTCTCGCCTGATTAAAACCAAGGCTGAATTAGGTTATGCACAATCCGCTGTCCGACTTGGACAAACAGACGGGGAGAAGCTCATCCTTGAATTTATTCGGAATTATTCACCTGATCCTATAGCCAATCAAGCTTTGATCGAAATAGCCAATTACTATTTTGATAACCGGGATTACGATAAAGCGGTTGCTTACCTTAGCAGAGTACCTACTTCGGGGCTTTCCAGAGAGGAACGCGCTGCAGTTCGCTTTAAATTGGGTTATGCTCAATTTGTGAAAAAAGATTTTGCTGCAGCAAAAACCAATTTCAGGGAAATCAAGGATTTGGATACGGAGTTTTTCTATCCCTCTAATTACTATTTGGGTCTTTGTTATTTCTACGAAGGAGATTATGACAATGCTGTTCGCCAGTTTCGTTTGGTAGAACGTTCGAACAAGTACGACGACTATATCCCTTATTATACCGCCCAGATCTATTTCGCTCAGCGCCGATTTGATGAGTTGATTGCTTATGCTGAGCCTCGTTTGTCGGAGCCGAGCTTGAAAAATCAGAAAGAAATCTATCAGCTGGTTGGTCAGGCTTATTTTGAGAAAGGAGATTTCCCTAAAGCCCTGGGGTATCTTGAGTATTATGCTGACCGTTCTGGCCGCTTGCGAGCGGAGGAGTTTTATCAGTTGGGGTATACGCAATACAAAACCGGTGATTACGCCAAGGCTATCCGCAATTTTCAGGAAGTAAGTGGGCAAGATAATGAAATGGGGCAGGCTGCCAATTATTACTTGGGAGAAGCTTATCTGCGTAATGGTGACCGCTCTTCAGCGCGTGCGTCTTTTGGTAATGCCAAACGGATGACCTACGACAGGGCACTGGCGGAAGAGGCCAACTTCAACTACGGTAAGCTTTCTTACGAGATGAAAGATCCCCAGGAAGCCATCGATGCTTTCCAAAAGGTGACCACGACGAGCCCTTATTATGTAGAAGCCCAAACGCTGATGGGAGAGATTTTTCTGTCCTATCGGAATTACGAGCAGGCCCTGCAAATATTGGATGCAATGCCCAACAAGCCACCTCAGCTGCAAGAAAGTCACCAGAAAGTACTGGTTTTAAGAGGTATCCAACTTTTGCAGGAAAACAATCCTGCTGAAGCCAAGACGCTATTTAATCGTTCGTTACAATTTCCGATTGACACCCGTAGCCAGGCACTGGCACTCTATTGGTTGGCAGATATTGCTCACCGAGAAGGTAACTACAATGAGAGTATTCGGTTGAATAGTCAGTTTCTCACCTTGGCTAAAAGCCAGACCGGACTGCCCGATGAGTCATCGCTTTTTTCTGGTAATTATCTACAAGGATACAACTACCTGAAGCAGGATAACTTCCCCGCTGCGCTGGATTATTTCCGTGCTACGGTAGAAGGGATCAAACGAAATCGTTCCTTCATCGCCAATCCGGCTGTTCGGGATGATATGCTTGGTGATGCGGTATTGCGAACGGGTGATGCTTATTTCAAGCGCAATGAGTACAATCAAGCCATTCAGTATTACGACGAAGCGGTGAATAACAAATACAGTGGTTTTGTTTACGCTTTGTACCAAAAAGCCCTTCTCGAAGGGCTACGAAATCGTAGTGCACAGAAGATTTTAGCATTGGAGCAAATTGTCTCAGAATACCCCAACTCAGAATATGCAGATGACGCCCTGTTTCAGTTAGGTATTACCTACCAGGAAATTGGCCAGCCCAGCCGAGCTATCGAGCCTCTACGCCGCTTGGTCAGTCAGTACAAAAGCAGTTCTGATTTAGTCGTTTCTTCTTATTTGCGACTTGGCTTGATCAACTATAACCTGGGTAACCAGGAGGCTGCCATCAATTACTACAAGCAAGTATTTTCGAATAACCCCAGCCCCGAGGAGATCAATGTTGCTTTAGCGGCATTAGATGAAATTTATGTGTCGGATATGGGGCGGCCAGATTTATTGGAAGCTTTCTTGCGGACGATTCCGAATTACAATTTCAATGATTTTTCCCGCGACAGTTTATTCTTCCGTTCGGCGGAAACGCAGTACGAAAACGGCAACTACCAGCGCGCGGTGGAAGGCTATCAAAACTACCTCAACCAGTTTCCTAGTGGTATCAATGTGCTTACTGCTCGTTATCACAAAGGAGAGAGCCACGCCGTTTTACGTCAGTACGATGAAGCACTGGTCAACTACGATTGGGTAGTGGCCCAAGGGCCAAGCCGTTTTTA is a window from the Lewinella sp. LCG006 genome containing:
- a CDS encoding prenyltransferase/squalene oxidase repeat-containing protein, which translates into the protein MHRFRLIILILQLLLILLILPGCNDSNLPTKEEVQVKALQIQEKTIHWLLEQQAEDGGWHSKTHGILRGGVAYTPYIVDVLQASNTIDVQANHSVAAYTFLLEQLNTEGAIGLKGPYVVEYPVYATSYLLKIWPQCPIKLDTLLQPHLEKYLIQQQFVEERGIAFAHPAYGAWGFGEQNLPLGEVGHVDLSHTRRVLEAMQKIKFNPTHACWSAAKVFLERLQNEDGGFCSSTYTLGSNKADDQTHERISYATATADGLLALLSLPEIDTLSVIAAAKWLLAHERWDQVSGITPGRPGNWEKVLFYYHLAVRAQAYAQLEKIGYLPLENTWRQEIVKLLSVKQASDGSFSNPWGGPNKEDDPLLATALALRALNAVIIKE
- the rocD gene encoding ornithine--oxo-acid transaminase, coding for MTPTTTLSSSELMQLEDRFGAHNYHPLPVVLSKGRGVYVWDAEGKRYYDFLSAYSAVNQGHCHPRIVNALVEQARELTLTSRAFYNDQLGPYEKYLTEYFGFDKVLPMNTGAEGVETAIKIARKWGYEKKGIPNGEARIIVCGQNFHGRTTTIISFSSDPDAKGNFGPYTPGFQSIPYNDLPALKAALSHEPEKIAAFLVEPIQGEAGVFVPDEGFLAAAADLCREHNVLFIADEIQTGIGRTGALLRVCGDCNCQGHCEQQATYTRPDILILGKAISGGVYPVSAVLADDRIMEVIKPGQHGSTFGGNPLGCAVAMEALEVIRDEKLTQNARALGVRFRERMQNLVDQYPEMLKLVRGKGLLNAVVINDSPESKTAWNICVSLAEHGLLAKPTHGNIIRFAPPLVMTEEQLEECCDIIGTVIAKFAEK
- a CDS encoding tetratricopeptide repeat protein; its protein translation is MLKRLLPFLVAVFFAGWIAAQETTVYTEAYRAYKRGELFFDDGLYAKAQNEFREAIDESRQINEADSRLIKTKAELGYAQSAVRLGQTDGEKLILEFIRNYSPDPIANQALIEIANYYFDNRDYDKAVAYLSRVPTSGLSREERAAVRFKLGYAQFVKKDFAAAKTNFREIKDLDTEFFYPSNYYLGLCYFYEGDYDNAVRQFRLVERSNKYDDYIPYYTAQIYFAQRRFDELIAYAEPRLSEPSLKNQKEIYQLVGQAYFEKGDFPKALGYLEYYADRSGRLRAEEFYQLGYTQYKTGDYAKAIRNFQEVSGQDNEMGQAANYYLGEAYLRNGDRSSARASFGNAKRMTYDRALAEEANFNYGKLSYEMKDPQEAIDAFQKVTTTSPYYVEAQTLMGEIFLSYRNYEQALQILDAMPNKPPQLQESHQKVLVLRGIQLLQENNPAEAKTLFNRSLQFPIDTRSQALALYWLADIAHREGNYNESIRLNSQFLTLAKSQTGLPDESSLFSGNYLQGYNYLKQDNFPAALDYFRATVEGIKRNRSFIANPAVRDDMLGDAVLRTGDAYFKRNEYNQAIQYYDEAVNNKYSGFVYALYQKALLEGLRNRSAQKILALEQIVSEYPNSEYADDALFQLGITYQEIGQPSRAIEPLRRLVSQYKSSSDLVVSSYLRLGLINYNLGNQEAAINYYKQVFSNNPSPEEINVALAALDEIYVSDMGRPDLLEAFLRTIPNYNFNDFSRDSLFFRSAETQYENGNYQRAVEGYQNYLNQFPSGINVLTARYHKGESHAVLRQYDEALVNYDWVVAQGPSRFYLRSLEKAALIAYNHAQDFNKSYDLYTRLEQAADTEELRFEAQLGGMRSAYRIGNSQAVYALANKVSSNPKATELQRATANFYIGKIAFDRSDYTASLAALNETIRLSDNEQTAEARYLRAYIYYQRRDLDKAKELTLAANRESSGYPYWVAKCVILLSDIFVEQGDLYNGRAALEALLENYKEDQALIAEARQKLNRVNGMINQGSRLDRSDPNQLQFEGGGGN